In a single window of the Candidatus Eisenbacteria bacterium genome:
- a CDS encoding polyprenol monophosphomannose synthase, with protein METLVIIPTYNERENIPTLLDRLLALPYGLEVLVVDDNSPDGTGDLVAARCDSEPRIHLLRRPGKLGLGSAYRDGFRYALDRGAEFIFEMDADFSHDPDSIGEFLRHAREVDLVLGSRYLGGKVTVVNWPLGRLILSYGANLYTRIITGLPVYDATGGFKCFRRRVLEAIRLDRVRSDGYAFQIEMNYKAWRKDFRMREIPIVFVDRRAGVSKMNRKIIWEAAGMVWRLRLSDLLGRLE; from the coding sequence TTGGAAACGCTGGTCATCATTCCCACGTACAACGAGCGCGAGAACATCCCGACGCTGCTCGATCGCTTGCTCGCGCTGCCGTATGGACTCGAAGTCCTGGTGGTCGACGACAACTCGCCCGACGGCACCGGAGACCTGGTTGCGGCGCGCTGTGACTCGGAACCCCGGATTCACCTGCTGCGCCGCCCCGGCAAGCTCGGACTCGGCTCGGCCTACCGCGATGGGTTCCGCTATGCGCTCGATCGCGGTGCCGAATTCATCTTCGAGATGGATGCCGATTTTTCACACGACCCGGACAGCATCGGGGAGTTCCTGCGTCACGCGCGTGAAGTGGACCTGGTGCTGGGCTCGCGCTACCTCGGCGGCAAGGTGACCGTGGTCAACTGGCCGCTCGGGCGGCTGATTCTTTCCTATGGAGCGAACCTCTATACCCGGATCATCACCGGGCTTCCGGTGTATGACGCGACCGGTGGCTTCAAGTGCTTTCGCCGGCGGGTGCTGGAGGCGATCCGACTCGATCGGGTGCGCTCCGACGGTTACGCCTTCCAGATCGAAATGAACTACAAGGCGTGGCGCAAGGACTTCCGCATGCGGGAGATCCCGATCGTGTTCGTCGATCGCCGTGCGGGGGTGTCCAAGATGAACCGCAAGATCATCTGGGAGGCGGCCGGCATGGTGTGGCGGCTGCGGCTCAGCGACCTACTCGGACGATTGGAGTGA
- a CDS encoding glycosyltransferase, translating into MRLFIVPSWYPHACFPFEGAFARDQALALGTLRPEWRVGLGLWNQGEGFVSPDHLRRSPRCLLRALARLSEPPRTTPLTANVFEFEHAALATSQRWNGGNRQALLAASRRNWQRASRDWGAIDVIHAHGSYPGGWVAMQLAREHRVPYVITEHMAPFPLAVYARRDGTLLPILAEPLANASAIVAVSGALARRIEQFGFPAPEVVPNVVDERFFAPAPAPPDTPRGFTFFLLGGMTARKGVSELLQALADLLPRLSELHRAGVRLRIGGDGPDLPRFRAEAQRLGLAERVSWLGMLAPERALEEFQRCDAFVLPSRAESFGIVYVEALACGKPVIATRCGGPDEVVDDTNGVLLPVGDAAALRDALAAFVVGARHFDPVRLRADALARFGRSAVVGRLERVYERVLASPVTRAVGRAD; encoded by the coding sequence ATGCGGTTGTTCATCGTTCCCTCCTGGTACCCGCACGCCTGTTTTCCGTTCGAAGGTGCATTCGCACGTGATCAGGCGCTTGCGCTCGGCACGTTGCGCCCCGAATGGAGGGTGGGACTCGGGTTGTGGAATCAGGGCGAGGGCTTCGTTTCGCCCGACCACCTGAGACGCTCGCCGCGCTGTCTGTTGCGCGCACTCGCTCGGCTTTCGGAACCGCCGCGCACGACGCCACTGACCGCGAACGTGTTCGAGTTCGAGCACGCCGCCCTGGCGACCAGTCAGCGCTGGAATGGTGGCAATCGCCAAGCGCTGCTGGCCGCGAGCCGCCGGAACTGGCAGCGGGCATCTCGTGACTGGGGTGCGATCGACGTCATTCACGCGCACGGCAGTTACCCGGGCGGCTGGGTCGCGATGCAGCTCGCTCGCGAACACCGCGTGCCCTACGTGATCACCGAGCACATGGCGCCGTTTCCGCTCGCCGTCTATGCGCGTCGCGACGGGACGCTGCTTCCAATCCTGGCCGAACCGCTCGCCAACGCCTCCGCGATCGTGGCCGTGAGCGGCGCGCTCGCGCGGCGCATCGAGCAGTTCGGATTTCCGGCCCCCGAGGTGGTTCCGAACGTGGTGGACGAACGGTTCTTCGCTCCCGCCCCGGCACCTCCGGACACCCCCCGAGGATTCACGTTCTTCCTGCTCGGCGGCATGACCGCACGCAAAGGCGTGAGCGAACTGTTGCAGGCGCTCGCCGATCTCCTGCCGCGCCTGTCCGAACTGCACCGCGCCGGAGTGCGGCTGAGGATCGGGGGCGACGGACCGGACCTCCCGCGCTTTCGCGCCGAGGCACAACGTCTCGGGCTCGCGGAGCGCGTGAGCTGGCTCGGCATGCTCGCTCCCGAGCGCGCACTCGAGGAGTTCCAGCGCTGCGATGCATTCGTGCTGCCGAGTCGGGCGGAATCGTTCGGCATCGTCTACGTCGAAGCACTCGCGTGCGGCAAGCCGGTCATCGCGACACGCTGCGGCGGGCCCGACGAAGTCGTCGACGACACGAACGGCGTGTTGTTGCCGGTCGGCGACGCGGCGGCGTTGCGCGACGCCCTCGCCGCCTTCGTCGTCGGTGCCAGGCACTTCGACCCGGTGCGGCTGCGCGCCGATGCGCTGGCGCGGTTCGGCCGCTCCGCGGTGGTGGGGCGGCTCGAACGCGTCTACGAACGGGTGTTGGCGAGCCCCGTCACCCGCGCGGTCGGCCGAGCGGATTGA
- a CDS encoding glycosyltransferase has product MDLVVLSEVRWGYFRTRKQFLLSRFPERWRVFFAQPPAAGADDPWTPRHEGRVTYFTVPFLKPVTRNRLYNAAAATAPGRALIERTAWSHLSRRLRELGVEPRPVVMASNIYAAQALERLEHRAAFYDFNDHPFQFAGVPDWTHPYWPRAHAAVDWMFVVSEWYRRKLSTEVAAPLVPLGNGVEFDRFAAPSPPPDELAQWPRPWIGYVGLLSHFLDFELLERLRAERRGGTLILIGPGSPATDDAVRALAARGGVAVLGSRPYEQVPGVMQALDVGVIPFRAHDSFVQGINPNKVYQYLAAGCATVTTPLLDLEAAPPHLQFAAEPGHFVSAVHAALDAGRDPDACRALARPHDWGERATRMVTEIERRLSAVRSDSQAREDA; this is encoded by the coding sequence ATGGATCTGGTGGTTCTCTCCGAAGTGAGGTGGGGATACTTCCGCACCCGTAAGCAATTCCTGCTGTCGCGCTTTCCGGAGCGCTGGCGGGTGTTCTTCGCGCAGCCTCCGGCGGCCGGGGCTGACGATCCGTGGACGCCCCGTCACGAGGGCCGCGTGACCTACTTCACGGTCCCGTTCCTCAAGCCCGTGACCCGCAATCGCCTTTACAACGCGGCGGCCGCGACCGCGCCGGGTCGCGCGCTGATCGAACGGACGGCGTGGAGCCATCTGAGTCGTCGGTTGCGCGAACTGGGCGTCGAGCCGCGACCGGTCGTCATGGCCTCGAACATCTACGCGGCGCAGGCGCTCGAGCGCCTCGAGCATCGCGCGGCGTTCTACGACTTCAATGATCATCCCTTTCAGTTCGCCGGAGTCCCGGATTGGACGCATCCTTACTGGCCTCGCGCGCACGCGGCCGTCGACTGGATGTTCGTGGTCTCGGAGTGGTATCGCCGCAAGCTGTCGACGGAGGTCGCAGCCCCACTGGTGCCGCTCGGCAACGGAGTGGAGTTCGATCGCTTCGCGGCCCCGTCGCCGCCGCCGGACGAACTCGCGCAGTGGCCGCGTCCGTGGATCGGCTACGTGGGGTTGCTCTCGCACTTCCTCGACTTCGAGCTGCTCGAACGCCTGCGCGCGGAACGCCGCGGAGGAACGCTGATCCTGATCGGCCCCGGAAGCCCCGCCACCGATGATGCGGTCCGCGCGCTGGCGGCGCGCGGGGGCGTGGCGGTGCTCGGATCGCGGCCCTACGAGCAGGTGCCCGGCGTGATGCAGGCGCTCGATGTGGGTGTGATACCTTTCCGGGCGCACGATTCCTTCGTGCAGGGCATCAACCCGAACAAGGTCTACCAATACCTGGCCGCGGGGTGCGCCACGGTTACCACGCCGCTGCTCGACCTCGAGGCGGCGCCTCCGCACCTGCAGTTCGCCGCGGAACCGGGCCACTTCGTGTCCGCGGTGCACGCGGCGCTCGACGCGGGGCGCGATCCGGATGCCTGCCGCGCGCTGGCGCGCCCGCATGACTGGGGCGAGCGGGCGACGCGCATGGTGACCGAGATCGAGCGTCGGCTGAGCGCCGTTCGATCGGATTCTCAAGCCCGCGAGGACGCATGA
- a CDS encoding oligosaccharide flippase family protein: MRDALKQLRGESLVYGLGQFGGRAVQLLLVPVLTRVLAPAEYAVSELVVAYSQTAIFLLVLGMDAALARFFYGATDRAARIGMTSTSLWFRLALGLAVALVLLMLARPIAVSLLGNAVYTKYVAIGAATVPFTLLTLFANDVLRVTFQPDKFIAMNLLQTLVAVALALYLVVVRDIGVVGVLYGRLAADGCAALLGLLLLRHSIRFRFEGATLRRMLAFGLPLVPAAFAFGLMASLDRFFLLRSHTLADVGAYSVAMKFFAVATLAVSGFQLAYGPIAYARAAATGAAAGRMFARVFAGFAALMAVGGLAISAAAPLVLEWLVPPVYRDITVAVAWLAFAAAAYGAYTLAAIGVSLSLRTWWLAGTAGLAVVVDAVAQALLTPRFGVAGAAAATCCAYATAAVLTYRAAQHLYPLPYQGARAAMVLGAGLVLALFVSVPGWIPAGPLGWLARAGVVVLFAGVLAVTRAWSLTEAQLARATAAAREPDRESRED, translated from the coding sequence GTGCGCGACGCGCTGAAGCAACTGCGCGGCGAGTCGCTGGTCTACGGGCTCGGCCAGTTCGGCGGTCGAGCGGTGCAGCTGCTGCTGGTTCCGGTGCTCACGCGCGTGCTGGCACCCGCCGAGTACGCAGTCTCGGAGCTGGTGGTCGCGTATTCGCAAACCGCGATCTTCCTGCTGGTGCTCGGCATGGACGCGGCGCTGGCGCGCTTCTTCTATGGCGCGACCGATCGTGCGGCCCGCATCGGCATGACCTCGACGTCGCTGTGGTTCCGGCTCGCGCTCGGCCTGGCGGTCGCGCTCGTGTTGCTGATGCTGGCGCGGCCGATCGCGGTGTCGCTGCTCGGTAACGCGGTCTACACCAAGTACGTCGCGATCGGCGCGGCAACCGTGCCGTTCACCCTCCTGACGTTGTTCGCGAACGATGTGCTGCGGGTGACCTTCCAACCCGACAAGTTCATCGCGATGAACCTGCTCCAGACCCTCGTCGCGGTGGCGCTGGCGCTCTACCTGGTGGTGGTCCGCGACATCGGCGTCGTGGGCGTTCTGTACGGACGACTCGCGGCGGACGGTTGTGCGGCGCTGCTCGGATTGCTGCTGCTGCGCCATTCGATCCGCTTCCGGTTCGAGGGCGCGACGCTGCGTCGCATGCTCGCGTTCGGCCTGCCGCTGGTGCCGGCGGCGTTCGCATTCGGGCTCATGGCGAGCCTCGACCGATTCTTCCTGCTGCGCTCGCACACGCTCGCCGACGTCGGTGCCTATTCGGTGGCGATGAAGTTCTTCGCGGTCGCCACGCTCGCAGTGTCGGGCTTCCAGCTTGCCTACGGCCCGATCGCGTACGCGCGCGCCGCCGCAACCGGTGCGGCGGCGGGGCGCATGTTCGCGCGAGTGTTCGCGGGCTTCGCGGCGTTGATGGCGGTCGGAGGGCTCGCGATCTCGGCCGCCGCGCCGCTGGTGCTCGAGTGGCTGGTGCCGCCGGTCTACCGCGACATCACGGTCGCGGTTGCATGGCTCGCTTTTGCCGCCGCCGCATACGGCGCGTACACTCTCGCCGCCATCGGGGTGAGCCTCTCGCTTCGAACCTGGTGGCTGGCAGGGACAGCCGGACTCGCCGTGGTGGTCGACGCGGTCGCGCAGGCGCTGCTCACGCCCCGCTTCGGGGTCGCGGGCGCTGCGGCCGCGACGTGCTGCGCCTACGCCACCGCCGCCGTGCTGACCTACCGCGCGGCCCAACACCTGTATCCGCTGCCCTACCAGGGGGCGCGCGCGGCCATGGTGCTCGGAGCGGGACTCGTGCTCGCGCTGTTCGTCTCCGTGCCGGGATGGATTCCGGCCGGACCGCTCGGATGGTTGGCGCGCGCGGGCGTGGTGGTGCTGTTCGCTGGGGTGCTCGCGGTGACGCGCGCCTGGAGCCTGACCGAGGCTCAGCTTGCGCGTGCGACCGCCGCAGCTCGAGAACCGGATCGCGAGAGCCGAGAGGACTGA
- the asnB gene encoding asparagine synthase (glutamine-hydrolyzing), producing MCGIAGLYCRDERVDLGRLHHMQRLMRHRGPHDEGAVLIDRSGAVITMGGPDTPREAFASGLRFAPGRQDGAVRDASFQIGLAHRRLAIVDLGPTGHQPMCDGEGRLWITYNGEIYNHVELRDELKRGGATFVGTSDTEVILAAYRAWGADCLSRLNGMFAFALWDGGSQKLFCARDRLGVKPFYYQWDGSRFAFASEPRALVLTQPQRIQARLAAVRDLVALDWVDHDTHTFFDGLVSLAPGHSLTLGRDGLSIRRWWTLDPDARATGSTAEWEARFRDLFTDAVRIRLRADVEVGACLSGGTDSSAVVTTAARQLERPMHAFTVAYEEGPAFDERPFMRSVIEASGATSHLVVPDGRDFWTVFDRIVESQAEPTAGPGVYSQWKVMDLAHGSGLRVLLDGQGGDEILAGYFRYLPLRLRDLLATGDVGSFVRDLGGVAQRLGLVHTFALAFEPWLPAALVRPLRRAFGQGKDRVLGEDLRGREIESPGPPAGWGTAVRAQQVFDATQRLLPSLLRYEDRNSMAFGIETRLPFLDYRVVEFAFSLPDEQKLSGTTTKSILRRALADRIPQRVLERRDKMGFETPTDLWLRGREAGELRRRLLTPGALHAWVNPDAMRERLAEFAAGRNLGLQVWRWLSLEAWAREYVVADPRVIERAQPDYTHPGLHLNYEQVQQRIEQETVGAA from the coding sequence ATGTGCGGGATCGCCGGACTCTATTGCCGTGACGAACGCGTGGACCTGGGTCGACTCCACCATATGCAGCGGCTGATGCGGCACCGCGGGCCCCACGACGAAGGGGCGGTGCTGATCGATCGCTCCGGTGCGGTGATCACCATGGGCGGTCCCGACACGCCGCGCGAAGCATTCGCGAGCGGGCTTCGCTTCGCGCCCGGGCGCCAGGACGGGGCGGTCCGCGACGCCTCGTTCCAGATCGGTCTGGCGCATCGCCGGCTCGCGATCGTCGATCTCGGGCCGACCGGTCATCAGCCGATGTGCGACGGCGAGGGTCGCCTGTGGATCACCTACAACGGCGAGATCTACAACCACGTCGAGTTGCGTGACGAACTGAAGCGCGGTGGGGCGACGTTCGTCGGTACCAGCGATACCGAAGTAATCCTCGCCGCCTATCGCGCCTGGGGCGCCGACTGCCTCTCTCGCCTGAATGGCATGTTCGCCTTCGCACTGTGGGACGGCGGCTCGCAAAAATTGTTCTGCGCGCGCGACCGGCTGGGCGTCAAACCGTTCTACTACCAGTGGGATGGCAGTCGATTCGCGTTCGCATCGGAGCCCCGCGCGCTGGTGCTCACCCAGCCGCAGCGTATCCAGGCGCGCCTCGCGGCGGTGCGCGATCTGGTGGCGCTCGACTGGGTCGATCACGACACACACACCTTTTTCGACGGACTCGTTTCGCTGGCCCCCGGGCACTCGCTGACGCTGGGTCGCGACGGGCTTTCCATCCGTCGGTGGTGGACGCTGGATCCCGACGCCCGTGCGACCGGATCGACCGCCGAGTGGGAGGCGCGGTTTCGCGACCTCTTCACCGACGCCGTGCGCATTCGGCTGCGGGCCGACGTCGAAGTCGGCGCGTGCCTGTCGGGCGGTACCGACTCGAGCGCCGTCGTTACCACCGCCGCACGCCAGCTCGAACGACCCATGCATGCATTCACGGTTGCCTACGAAGAGGGTCCGGCATTCGACGAGCGCCCCTTCATGCGCTCGGTCATCGAGGCGAGCGGCGCCACGTCTCATCTGGTGGTGCCCGATGGTCGCGACTTCTGGACGGTATTCGACCGCATCGTGGAGTCGCAGGCCGAACCGACCGCGGGCCCCGGTGTCTACTCGCAGTGGAAGGTGATGGACCTCGCGCACGGCAGCGGATTGCGAGTGCTGCTCGATGGTCAGGGCGGCGACGAGATCCTCGCCGGCTACTTTCGCTACCTGCCGCTGCGGTTGCGCGACCTGCTCGCGACCGGCGACGTCGGGAGCTTCGTGCGGGACCTGGGTGGCGTGGCGCAGCGGCTCGGGCTCGTCCACACGTTCGCGCTCGCCTTCGAGCCATGGCTGCCGGCGGCGCTCGTCCGCCCGTTGCGGCGCGCGTTCGGACAGGGCAAGGATCGCGTGCTGGGAGAGGACCTGAGGGGACGCGAAATCGAGTCGCCCGGGCCGCCCGCCGGCTGGGGCACCGCGGTGCGCGCCCAGCAGGTGTTCGACGCGACGCAGCGGCTGCTGCCGTCTCTGCTGCGCTACGAAGATCGCAACAGCATGGCGTTCGGCATCGAGACGCGGCTGCCGTTTCTCGACTACCGAGTGGTCGAGTTCGCGTTCTCGCTGCCCGACGAACAGAAGCTCTCCGGCACCACCACCAAGTCGATTCTGCGCCGCGCGCTCGCCGATCGGATCCCTCAGCGCGTGCTCGAGCGTCGCGACAAGATGGGCTTCGAAACGCCGACCGACCTGTGGTTGCGGGGTCGCGAGGCCGGCGAGCTGCGGCGTCGGTTGCTCACTCCGGGTGCACTCCACGCGTGGGTGAATCCCGATGCGATGCGTGAACGGCTGGCCGAGTTCGCGGCGGGCCGCAACCTGGGTCTCCAGGTGTGGCGGTGGCTGTCGCTCGAGGCATGGGCGCGCGAATACGTCGTGGCGGATCCTCGGGTGATCGAACGCGCCCAGCCGGACTACACCCACCCCGGGCTGCACCTCAACTATGAACAGGTGCAGCAGCGGATCGAGCAGGAGACCGTCGGAGCGGCCTGA